A part of Dama dama isolate Ldn47 chromosome Y, ASM3311817v1, whole genome shotgun sequence genomic DNA contains:
- the LOC133053570 gene encoding heat shock transcription factor, Y-linked-like: MAHISSEIQDVPPKVESTGSETSIRSSLYDCTLTGDKVLRSMVEEYAFQALYEEVVIKRPRYTFSVSETDEVNAPLPPGFPQKLWAIVESDQFESIWWDESGTCIVINEELFKKEVLERKAPFRVLETNSMKSLVRQLNLYGFSKKRPTFQRSASLPDFLEEENNISLLSKLHIYYNPNFKRGYPQLLVRMKRRVGINNVSPISSLVRDYKTKHVKARVNTDDHNSDLLPETSGESAFSASTSLSVPFIQKPYTSQRVANTSALPPCDLPFPSSISVRQTEQIVVDQPAVLNQVSIFNWHSYSSYTQVNGHLEDIATTTTPTSQNPIVSPSQSSYSGLMVEPSKFPVTYSDMSAHDSPYPKQQQRGNSWSSMPTTTYTSASSLSSQLIKSHHYMKTMLIKTDLSNKCQIMEPNED; this comes from the exons ATGGCacatatttcttcagaaattcaaGATGTTCCTCCAAAAGTTGAATCAACTGGTTCAGAAACCTCCATTAGATCTTCTTTGTATGATTGTACACTTACTGGGGACAAGGTTTTGAGATCTATGGTTGAAGAATATGCTTTTCAGGCTTTGTATGAGGAAGTTGTGATAAAAAGGCCACgttacacattttctgtctctgaaacaGATGAGGTGAATGCACCTCTTCCACCTGGATTTCCTCAAAAATTGTGGGCAATAGTTGAAAGTGATCAGTTTGAATCTATTTGGTGGGATGAGAGTGGCACTTGTATAGTGATCAAtgaagaactcttcaagaaagaaGTCTTGGAGAGAAAGGCACCTTTCAGAGTACTTGAAACCAATAGTATGAAAAGCTTAGTTCGGCAGCTTAACCTATATGGATTTAGTAAGAAGCGACCAACTTTTCAAAGATCTGCTTCACTACCTGactttctggaagaagaaaacaacatcTCTCTTTTGAGCAAG CTACATATCTACTATAATCCAAATTTCAAAAGAGGCTATCCCCAACTGTTAGTAAGAATGAAAAGGAGAGTTGGGATTAACAATGTGTCTCCAATATCTTCATTAGTTCGAGATTACAAGACGAAGCATGTTAAAGCCAGGGTCAACACAGATGATCATAACTCTGATTTGCTTCCTGAAACTAGTGGAGAGAGTGCATTTTCAGCCTCCACAAGCTTAAGTGTGCCTTTCATACAAAAGCCTTATACCAGCCAGAGAGTCGCTAATACAAGTGCCCTACCTCCGTGTGACTTACCTTTCCCATCATCAATATCAGTTAGACAAACAGAACAGATTGTGGTAGACCAACCTGCTGTTTTAAATCAGGTGAGCATTTTTAATTGGCACTCGTATAGCAGCTACACTCAAGTAAATGGCCACCTTGAGGACATTGCTACTACAACTACGCCTACTTCTCAGAACCCCATCGTTTCTCCATCACAGAGCAGTTATTCTGGACTGATGGTGGAGCCTTCTAAATTTCCAGTTACCTATAGTGATATGTCAGCCCATGACAGTCCTTATCCTAAACAGCAACAGAGAGGCAACTCATGGTCCTCAATGCCAACGACCACTTATACATCTGCCTCCTCTCTTTCAAGTCAACTTATCAAGAGTCATCATTATATGAAAACCATGCTAATTAAAACTGACCTATCAAATAAGTGTCAGATTATGGAGCctaatgaagattaa